Proteins co-encoded in one Melopsittacus undulatus isolate bMelUnd1 chromosome 18, bMelUnd1.mat.Z, whole genome shotgun sequence genomic window:
- the LZTS1 gene encoding leucine zipper putative tumor suppressor 1, translating into MGSVSSLISGHSFHSKHCRASQYKLRKSSHLKKLNRYSDGLLRFGFSQDSSHKSTSKSSKNEDFFYIKVSQKSHGSHRADYTSLAGMELGSQAGTSAMDFGTPTPQKLMPFPSQLEVGAEKPIARPTAFKPVLPRSGTILHSSAENGGHLSQQLQPPDKAKEQELKPVLCSGGLSDSGRNSMSSLPTHSTSSSYQLDPLVTPMGPISRFGGSAHNILQCAIIQDSNMMSLKAMSFSDGGNKILNPGKATPNHAAEKTTCIRSPISMDESTIQELEQKLLEREGELQELQSSFEEKEFSSCQAYEEKQRHCKEEMEGLKQKCNSKLKQTLQKTQRTQQVFHLQVFQLQQEKQQLREELENLMKEQNLLETKLRSYEKEKTSFAPALEETQWEVCQKSGEISLLKQQLKESQTELNSKTTEILSLKAQLKEIRVKMEVLEMKTQDLESSLHTKAMELEVCENELQRKKNESELLREKVNLLEQEIVDLRTELAVLKEQLSEARQVARPCPMMDNAQTLQGEVERLRAELKAEQDNNEQMTSSFQQERQTWKEEKEKVIHYQKQLQQSYLHMYKRNQNMEKMLQQLATGEGGREPIELDIPGTDVPYEDIIATEI; encoded by the exons ATGGGCAGCGTCAGTAGCCTCATCTCTGGCCACAGCTTCCACAGCAAGCACTGCCGAGCCTCCCAGTACAAGCTCCGCAAGTCATCCCACCTGAAGAAGCTCAACAGGTACTCAGATGGGCTGCTTCGCTTTGGCTTCTCCCAAGATTCCAGCCACAAATCCACctccaaaagcagcaagaaTGAGGACTTCTTTTACATCAAGGTCAGCCAGAAATCTCACGGCTCCCACCGAGCAGACTATACTTCACTTGCTGGCATGGAGCTCGGCAGCCAAGCTGGGACCAGTGCTATGGACTTTGGCACACCCACACCGCAGAAGCTGATGCCCTTTCCAAGTCAGCTGGAAGTG GGTGCAGAGAAGCCAATTGCAAGACCGACTGCCTTCAAGCCAGTGCTGCCCCGATCCGGCACCATCCTTCACTCATCCGCAGAGAATGGGGGTCACCTCTcgcagcagctgcagcccccTGACAAAGCcaaggagcaggagctgaagcCAGTGCTGTGCTCAGGGGGTCTGTCTGACTCTGGCAGGAATTCCATGTCCAGCCTCCCCActcacagcaccagcagcagctacCAGCTCGATCCCCTCGTCACACCAATGGGACCCATCAGCCGCTTCGGGGGCTCAGCTCACAACATCTTGCAGTGTGCCATCATCCAGGACAGCAACATGATGAGCCTCAAAGCCATGTCCTTCTCAGATGGAGGCAACAAGATCCTTAACCCTGGGAAGGCCACCCCCAACCATGCTGCCGAGAAGACCACTTGTATCCGTTCGCCCATCTCCATGGATGAGTCCACCatccaggagctggagcagaagcttctagagagggaaggggagctgcaggagcttcAGTCAAGCTTCGAGGAGAAGGAATTCAGCTCCTGCCAGGCTTATGAAGAGAAGCAGCGGCACTGCAAGGAAGAGATGGAGGGCCTCAAGCAGAAATGCAATAGCAAGCTCAAGCAAACCTTGCAGAAAACCCAGCGGACACAGCAGGTCTTTCATCTCCAGgtgtttcagctgcagcaggaaaagcagcagctccggGAGGAGCTGGAGAACCTCATGAAAGAGCAAAACCTGCTGGAAACCAAGCTGAGATCCTACGAGAAGGAGAAGACCAGCTTTGCCCCAGCACTGGAAGAGACCCAGTGGGAG GTGTGCCAGAAGTCAGGGGAGATTTCCctcctgaagcagcagctgaaggaatcCCAGACAGAGCTCAACAGCAAGACCACTGAGATCCTCAGCCTAAAGGCTCAGCTGAAGGAGATAAGGGTGAAGATGGAAGTGCTGGAGATGAAGACCCAGGACCTGGAGAGCTCCCTGCACACCAAGGCCATGGAGCTGGAAGTGTGTGAGAACGAGCTCCAGCGCAAGAAGAACGAGTCCgagctgctgagggagaagGTGAACTTGCTGGAGCAGGAGATCGTGGACCTGCGGACGGAGCTAGCCGTCCTCAAGGAGCAGCTAAGTGAAGCCCGGCAGGTTGCCAGGCCCTGCCCCATGATGGACAATGCTCAAACCCTGCAGGGAGAGGTGGAGAGGCTGAGGGCAGAGCTGAAGGCTGAGCAGGACAACAATGAGCAGATGACTTCCAGCTTCCAGCAAGAGCGACAGACatggaaggaggagaaggagaaagtgaTTCACtaccagaagcagctgcagcagagctaccTGCACATGTACAAGAGGAACCAGAATATGgagaagatgctgcagcagcttgcCACAGGGGAAGGTGGCAGGGAACCTATTGAGCTGGACATACCTGGCACAGATGTCCCCTACGAGGATATCATTGCCACTGAGATCTGA